One Myxococcales bacterium genomic region harbors:
- a CDS encoding tetratricopeptide repeat protein → MARSHWTSRVLSAFGLVSLALALTADVPSAHAQDFNPGGRKKPGAKPGGKPGGKPAPGPAKPGPGPGKPGPGPGPAPGPAKPQGEGAPAAVLIERYTKIVLSQPGSPFPLQRLAQLYRDKDGNIANLVKDFEARAAQAGPDQYAATATLAGIYKIDGRADDAAKTFEKAIALKSSDPSAILALARLLQDRGDTALARTRYEQALALQTVATDREQTLRTLLTLALDAKDFAGAKGYHAQLVKMQPTSLFVRGELGRELYARGEYEKAEVELKDLVNAAAGDNRTLAPALKDLGRAQAKAHKNKEALATLKKALQSAGAEAAVRGEIYETIAELYRADQQLPVLVKQLEDEHPGDFQRLSLLAALYEETGDSAKALDTYRKALAVNPRHIDLRLKVIRLLQSQGELDKAIAEYEGLIRAAPNNPTFVFEQCEALMQRGDRVRALKLLTELEARGGSDEEVMSRLADFYGRIGENEKSMRVLQRLAQISTGDPGHLVDLGDRYYQDGNTALAIQTWRRILAVIQPRAKALSALGDVYLEHDMTADALAAFKEAVQLEPQTAAYKKQLASAYERQKSFREARALWTELAAKAKATNDRLLAREARSRLVTLWGFERVLEQQIPQLKSAFAGNPPDVEAGRTLAEVELHLRKLADAEATLRKVLQVAPGDADTYLALERVLVQENKIAEAIAVLEKLVAVEPKRARELYQRMAQYALQIYKDDDAIKYAARAVELNPDDAEGHRRLADMYRSRQDIDRAILEYRAAILKNDRLYIVYFSLADLLLSKGQSEEADRLFRRVIRGAPDEELVSRAARLSMQINLGKGTLESLEQDLLPIAIGNPQRPIYRKLLVEIYGSLTFGLVQRVKHGGSKDADEARAALARIGARAVKPLLDALVDQDAGQQRIAIDVLAYVQNKNAGLPLLSFAQSNAELSLRQRAMVASGALRDPALLPKYEALVFPKIDGEAQVASDAIAVAAAWSIAKSQDKKAVPALKKILKSGTPDMRAFAAFGLAAMKDRSSVPLLAESARALDGGVVARAAAAYALGELGAQEETGPLLAMTEGSDVLAREAALVSLARLMAGKGDTRSAAPSAMADAVLSSSREKATGRGAQLAKAGTFALVVLATKGAADPKRDLLPVPEEGLDAEKALEQLVTLETTEKDRADAFVAFRDVFRRSALGALQTSDDRARTVLDALGRGDGTFEPFVGPRESAETKAAREKGREMLASLEPSIVALARHPDVTLRVKAIYLLARSSSEAARAAMVSALGDPDATVQRVAIDAVGAVADPKATQEVVRILKEHPQWSMRTLAAGALGRLGKAGSVKEATQALSDAARTEPFALVREAALVALVDVDPEGARALARDLSTKDAEPKVREVAARIAKTGR, encoded by the coding sequence GTGGCCCGCTCGCATTGGACTTCGCGCGTTCTCTCTGCCTTCGGGCTCGTGAGCCTCGCGCTCGCCCTCACCGCGGACGTGCCCTCGGCGCACGCTCAGGACTTCAACCCGGGCGGTCGCAAGAAGCCTGGTGCGAAGCCGGGTGGCAAACCGGGAGGCAAACCCGCTCCCGGCCCCGCGAAGCCCGGCCCTGGCCCCGGGAAGCCTGGCCCTGGCCCTGGCCCCGCGCCTGGCCCCGCGAAGCCGCAAGGCGAGGGCGCACCTGCCGCGGTGCTCATCGAGCGCTACACGAAGATCGTTCTCTCGCAGCCGGGCTCGCCGTTCCCGCTCCAGCGCCTCGCGCAGCTCTACCGCGACAAGGACGGCAACATCGCGAACCTCGTGAAGGACTTCGAGGCGCGCGCCGCGCAGGCGGGCCCCGACCAGTACGCGGCCACGGCCACGCTCGCGGGCATCTACAAAATCGACGGACGCGCCGACGACGCGGCGAAGACCTTCGAGAAGGCGATCGCGCTGAAATCGAGCGACCCTTCGGCCATCTTGGCGTTGGCGCGCCTCCTCCAGGACCGCGGGGACACGGCGCTCGCGCGCACACGCTACGAACAAGCCCTGGCGTTGCAGACGGTCGCCACCGATCGCGAGCAGACCTTGCGCACGTTGCTCACGCTCGCCCTCGACGCGAAGGATTTCGCGGGCGCGAAGGGCTACCACGCGCAGCTCGTGAAGATGCAGCCGACGAGCCTCTTCGTGCGCGGGGAGCTCGGGCGTGAGCTCTACGCGCGCGGCGAGTACGAGAAGGCCGAGGTCGAGCTGAAGGACCTCGTGAACGCCGCGGCCGGCGACAACCGAACGCTCGCCCCGGCCTTGAAGGACCTCGGGCGCGCGCAGGCCAAGGCGCACAAAAACAAAGAGGCGCTCGCGACGCTCAAGAAGGCCCTCCAGTCGGCGGGCGCCGAGGCCGCGGTGCGCGGCGAGATCTACGAGACGATCGCCGAGCTCTATCGCGCCGATCAGCAGCTCCCCGTGCTCGTGAAGCAGCTCGAGGACGAGCACCCCGGAGATTTCCAGCGGCTCTCGCTGCTCGCCGCGCTCTACGAAGAGACGGGCGACTCGGCCAAGGCGCTCGACACGTACCGCAAGGCCCTCGCGGTGAACCCGCGGCACATCGATCTTCGCCTCAAGGTGATTCGCCTGCTCCAGTCGCAAGGCGAGCTCGACAAAGCCATCGCCGAGTACGAAGGGCTCATTCGTGCGGCCCCGAACAACCCGACGTTCGTGTTCGAGCAGTGCGAGGCGCTCATGCAGCGCGGCGACCGCGTGCGGGCCTTGAAGCTGCTCACCGAGCTCGAGGCGCGCGGCGGCTCCGACGAAGAGGTCATGAGCCGGCTCGCCGACTTTTACGGCCGAATCGGCGAGAACGAAAAGTCGATGCGGGTCTTGCAGCGCCTCGCGCAGATCTCGACGGGAGATCCGGGGCACCTCGTCGACCTCGGCGATCGGTACTACCAAGATGGGAATACGGCGCTCGCGATCCAGACCTGGCGGCGCATCCTGGCGGTGATTCAACCGAGGGCGAAGGCGCTCTCGGCCCTCGGCGACGTGTACCTCGAGCACGACATGACGGCCGACGCGCTCGCGGCGTTCAAGGAGGCCGTGCAGCTCGAGCCGCAGACGGCCGCATACAAAAAGCAGCTCGCGTCGGCGTACGAGCGCCAAAAGAGCTTCCGCGAGGCCCGCGCTCTGTGGACCGAGCTCGCCGCGAAGGCCAAGGCCACGAACGACCGCTTGCTCGCCCGTGAGGCGCGCTCGAGGCTCGTGACGCTGTGGGGGTTCGAGCGTGTGCTCGAGCAGCAAATTCCTCAGTTGAAATCGGCCTTTGCGGGCAACCCTCCGGACGTCGAGGCGGGTCGCACGTTGGCCGAGGTCGAGCTTCATCTGCGCAAGCTCGCCGACGCCGAGGCCACGCTCCGCAAGGTGCTCCAGGTGGCGCCGGGTGACGCCGACACCTACCTCGCGCTCGAGCGTGTGCTCGTCCAAGAGAACAAGATCGCCGAGGCGATCGCCGTGCTCGAGAAGCTCGTCGCGGTGGAGCCCAAGCGGGCTCGCGAGCTCTACCAGCGCATGGCCCAGTACGCGCTCCAGATCTACAAGGACGACGACGCGATAAAGTACGCGGCGCGCGCGGTGGAGCTGAACCCCGACGACGCCGAGGGCCACAGGCGGCTCGCCGACATGTACCGCTCGCGGCAAGACATCGACCGCGCGATCCTCGAGTACCGGGCGGCGATCCTCAAGAACGACCGCCTCTACATCGTGTACTTCTCGCTCGCGGACCTGCTCCTCTCGAAGGGGCAGAGCGAAGAGGCCGACAGGCTCTTTCGGAGGGTGATTCGCGGCGCTCCCGACGAGGAGCTCGTCTCGCGCGCGGCGCGGCTTTCGATGCAGATCAACCTGGGGAAGGGAACGCTCGAGTCGCTCGAGCAGGATCTCTTGCCCATCGCGATCGGCAACCCGCAGCGCCCCATCTACCGAAAGCTGCTCGTCGAGATCTACGGGAGCCTCACGTTCGGGCTCGTGCAGCGCGTGAAACACGGAGGCAGCAAGGACGCCGACGAGGCCCGCGCGGCGCTCGCGCGGATCGGGGCCCGCGCGGTGAAGCCGCTGCTCGACGCGCTCGTGGACCAAGACGCAGGCCAGCAGCGCATCGCCATCGACGTGCTCGCGTACGTGCAGAACAAAAACGCGGGCCTCCCACTGCTCTCGTTCGCGCAGAGCAACGCGGAGCTGTCGCTCCGTCAGCGCGCGATGGTGGCGTCGGGCGCGCTTCGTGATCCGGCGCTCTTGCCCAAGTACGAGGCGCTCGTGTTCCCCAAGATCGACGGCGAGGCCCAGGTCGCGTCGGACGCGATCGCCGTGGCGGCCGCGTGGAGTATCGCGAAATCACAAGACAAAAAGGCGGTGCCGGCGCTCAAGAAGATCCTGAAATCGGGCACTCCGGACATGCGCGCGTTCGCGGCGTTCGGGCTCGCGGCGATGAAGGATCGGTCGAGCGTGCCGCTCTTGGCCGAGTCGGCGCGCGCGCTCGACGGCGGCGTGGTGGCGCGTGCTGCGGCCGCGTATGCGCTCGGTGAGCTCGGCGCGCAAGAGGAGACAGGGCCCCTGCTCGCCATGACCGAAGGCTCCGACGTCCTCGCGCGCGAGGCGGCGCTCGTATCTCTCGCGAGGCTCATGGCTGGCAAAGGCGACACGCGCTCGGCGGCCCCGAGCGCCATGGCCGACGCGGTGCTCTCGTCGTCGCGCGAGAAGGCCACGGGGCGTGGCGCTCAGCTCGCCAAGGCCGGCACGTTCGCGCTCGTGGTGCTCGCCACGAAGGGGGCGGCCGATCCGAAGCGCGATCTCTTGCCCGTGCCCGAAGAGGGGCTCGACGCGGAGAAGGCGCTCGAGCAGCTCGTGACCCTCGAGACGACCGAGAAAGATCGCGCCGACGCGTTCGTCGCGTTCCGTGACGTGTTTCGGCGCTCGGCGCTCGGCGCGCTGCAGACGTCGGACGATCGGGCCCGCACGGTGCTCGACGCGCTCGGCCGAGGGGATGGAACGTTCGAGCCTTTCGTGGGCCCGCGCGAGTCGGCCGAGACGAAGGCCGCGCGCGAGAAGGGGCGCGAGATGCTCGCTTCGCTCGAGCCGAGCATCGTGGCGCTCGCGCGTCACCCGGACGTGACCCTGCGCGTGAAGGCCATTTACCTGCTAGCGCGCTCGTCGTCCGAGGCGGCGCGCGCGGCGATGGTCTCGGCGCTCGGCGATCCCGACGCCACCGTGCAGCGTGTCGCGATCGACGCGGTCGGCGCCGTGGCGGATCCCAAGGCGACGCAGGAGGTGGTGCGCATCCTGAAGGAGCACCCGCAGTGGTCGATGCGTACGCTCGCGGCTGGCGCGCTCGGGAGGCTCGGCAAGGCCGGGAGCGTCAAGGAGGCCACGCAGGCGCTCTCGGACGCGGCGCGGACCGAGCCGTTCGCGCTCGTTCGCGAGGCCGCGCTCGTGGCCCTCGTGGACGTGGACCCCGAGGGCGCACGCGCGCTCGCCCGCGATTTGTCGACGAAGGACGCCGAGCCCAAGGTGCGCGAGGTGGCGGCGCGCATCGCGAAGACGGGGCGCTGA
- a CDS encoding ferritin-like domain-containing protein, which yields MREISALRVVAAALSSALGVTFAACGTTSTDPGGTDGGSSRLTAGTCGSPQPLLGPNLPDTGFISCSEGFVHRAAIKDCPVRPSGTCGDTTNPSGTCSKDTDCTQKPNGICVTGESSGAVPPCGCVYGCVRDSDCGSGQICECGTSVGRCVSASCKQDSDCGPSSFCASAPSAFGGCNRAPNRYLCQTTKDACLGNDCPREAGAGDLPMCGYSEASGARACGQSPLPCPGRPFIVADSARLAPVMARRDWCGGAHLPDVQKLSEASRGELARHWTRVGQMEHASVAAFARFALELLALGAPGWALAETSAAMADETAHAHAAFLVASAYAGYEIGPAALSIEGALGVGAVSSRAVLATLLREGCLGETLAAIEATEALHQAEDPAIRAVLERIAADETRHAALAWRTMAWLLDRGDRAFREWAKQDLESALAERTSSLMASARDTTSTSDEARAHGLLPAQRCAEVGLASIRGIVVPCADAIFSSIAPLHGDAEAHGARPEQREWTSAGSARA from the coding sequence ATGAGGGAAATATCTGCGCTTCGCGTCGTCGCTGCGGCCCTGAGCAGCGCGCTCGGTGTCACCTTTGCCGCGTGTGGAACCACGTCCACCGACCCCGGCGGAACCGACGGGGGCAGCAGCAGGCTCACCGCGGGCACGTGCGGATCGCCACAGCCGTTGCTAGGCCCTAATCTCCCCGATACCGGCTTCATCTCCTGCTCCGAAGGCTTCGTCCACAGGGCCGCCATCAAGGATTGTCCGGTGCGCCCCTCGGGCACGTGTGGCGACACCACGAACCCATCCGGCACGTGCAGCAAGGACACGGACTGCACGCAGAAGCCCAACGGCATCTGCGTGACCGGAGAGAGCTCCGGCGCCGTCCCCCCTTGCGGATGCGTCTACGGGTGCGTGCGCGACAGCGACTGCGGATCGGGCCAAATCTGCGAATGCGGAACTAGCGTGGGCCGCTGCGTGAGCGCGAGCTGCAAGCAGGACTCGGACTGCGGACCCTCGAGTTTCTGCGCGAGCGCTCCGAGCGCCTTCGGGGGCTGCAACCGCGCACCGAACCGCTATCTTTGTCAGACCACCAAGGACGCGTGCCTCGGAAACGATTGCCCACGAGAGGCCGGCGCGGGTGACCTACCCATGTGTGGTTACAGCGAGGCCTCGGGGGCTCGGGCGTGCGGACAGTCGCCCCTGCCCTGCCCAGGCCGACCGTTCATCGTCGCAGATAGCGCGCGGCTCGCCCCCGTGATGGCCCGCCGAGATTGGTGCGGAGGGGCGCACCTCCCCGACGTGCAGAAGCTCTCCGAAGCGTCACGGGGTGAGCTCGCTCGTCACTGGACCCGCGTCGGGCAGATGGAGCACGCCTCCGTCGCGGCGTTCGCTCGGTTCGCGCTCGAGCTGCTCGCGCTCGGGGCGCCGGGCTGGGCGCTCGCCGAGACGAGCGCGGCGATGGCCGACGAGACCGCGCACGCGCACGCGGCTTTCCTGGTGGCCAGCGCCTACGCTGGATACGAGATTGGGCCCGCGGCCCTCTCCATCGAAGGGGCGCTCGGCGTAGGGGCCGTGAGCTCACGCGCCGTTCTCGCGACACTCCTTCGTGAAGGGTGTCTCGGGGAGACTCTGGCCGCGATCGAGGCCACGGAGGCCCTCCACCAAGCCGAAGATCCGGCCATCCGCGCGGTGCTCGAGCGCATCGCCGCCGACGAAACACGCCACGCCGCCCTCGCCTGGCGCACCATGGCCTGGCTCCTCGACCGTGGTGACCGCGCGTTCCGCGAGTGGGCCAAACAGGACCTCGAGAGCGCCCTCGCCGAGCGAACATCGTCGCTGATGGCCTCGGCTCGAGACACCACGTCAACGTCCGACGAGGCCCGGGCCCATGGGCTCTTGCCAGCGCAGCGGTGCGCGGAGGTCGGACTTGCCTCGATCCGAGGGATCGTCGTTCCGTGCGCCGACGCTATTTTTTCCAGCATCGCACCTCTCCACGGCGACGCAGAGGCGCACGGCGCTCGACCCGAGCAGCGCGAGTGGACATCCGCGGGCTCGGCGAGGGCTTGA
- a CDS encoding PEGA domain-containing protein, producing the protein MVFPRVRVARSSTFLRAGFVAAALAMLTPSVALAQAPADAKAQLAAGDKAAKSKSWDAAIAAYGAAKAQNPSLEAMMGLANALYEKGDAGKAYEAYEDLIRSHVGKLTKDQRATAEKRLKELGQKSGPLTVTSTEAGADISIDGVAVGKAPLEKPVRLSVGEHKVSAKKPGFAPFEAQVTIAGNTAATVAAKLSAEVNKGKLKVHEAEGKAVRVFVDGIDMGPAPWEGDVDPGTHEVVVRGPNLVSAPEKVTVDKNGLRDIELRASGTLAKLKVSVDGSPTALIQLDGKPVGNGSFSAEIPAGTHKLVVTREGYQRFEDEIVLAERENVSRTVVLNLSEEVKTGGDDKGPRKLEGFYGGFGLMGLMLPAGNGSDVQTACANKSQGVEACSGGGAALGGGLFFFAGHHWDPVGLELLFGGSFDQQSTTLDYSGSNLGVGGGLGPDPKRKEDFLIGRGGRFLLRRTRLSFQTNGLRGSFAVGVGASYRVSFLVRDTEGPQGLRDAFASNAVGSLSPVLSLDGSVAPRFSEKLSMPIGLMMLAESPNAKIFGDQIPRTDPDGSRQLAPGVGLTTPSYQLATGPQVYLGLYVGLMFGP; encoded by the coding sequence ATGGTGTTCCCTCGCGTCCGCGTCGCGCGCTCGTCCACGTTCCTCCGCGCAGGCTTCGTCGCCGCAGCGCTGGCGATGCTCACGCCTTCCGTGGCGCTCGCGCAGGCCCCGGCCGACGCCAAAGCCCAGCTCGCCGCGGGCGACAAGGCCGCCAAGTCCAAGTCGTGGGACGCCGCGATCGCCGCCTACGGCGCCGCCAAGGCCCAGAACCCGAGCCTCGAGGCCATGATGGGCCTCGCCAACGCGCTCTACGAAAAGGGCGACGCGGGCAAGGCCTACGAGGCCTACGAGGACCTCATCCGCTCGCACGTGGGCAAGCTCACGAAGGACCAACGCGCCACCGCCGAGAAGCGGCTGAAGGAGCTCGGCCAAAAGTCCGGGCCCCTCACCGTCACCTCCACCGAGGCCGGCGCCGACATTTCGATCGACGGTGTGGCGGTGGGCAAGGCACCGCTCGAGAAGCCCGTGAGGCTCTCGGTCGGCGAGCACAAAGTCTCGGCAAAAAAGCCTGGTTTCGCCCCCTTCGAGGCGCAGGTCACCATCGCCGGCAACACCGCCGCCACCGTCGCGGCGAAGCTGTCCGCCGAGGTGAACAAGGGCAAGCTCAAGGTGCACGAGGCCGAGGGCAAGGCCGTCCGCGTCTTCGTCGACGGCATCGACATGGGCCCCGCCCCCTGGGAAGGTGACGTCGATCCCGGGACGCACGAGGTCGTCGTGCGGGGGCCGAACCTCGTGTCTGCGCCCGAAAAGGTCACGGTCGACAAGAACGGCCTCCGCGACATCGAGCTCCGCGCCTCGGGCACCCTCGCCAAGCTCAAGGTCTCGGTCGACGGGAGCCCCACCGCCCTCATCCAGCTCGACGGCAAACCCGTCGGAAATGGCAGTTTTTCCGCGGAGATACCGGCGGGCACCCACAAGCTCGTCGTGACGCGCGAGGGCTACCAGCGCTTCGAGGACGAGATCGTCCTCGCCGAGCGCGAGAACGTGTCGCGCACCGTGGTCTTGAACCTCTCCGAGGAGGTGAAGACCGGCGGCGACGACAAGGGCCCGCGCAAGCTCGAGGGGTTCTATGGCGGCTTCGGGCTCATGGGGCTCATGCTCCCGGCGGGCAACGGGAGCGACGTGCAGACCGCATGCGCCAACAAATCTCAGGGCGTCGAGGCGTGCTCGGGCGGAGGCGCGGCCCTCGGCGGTGGCCTCTTCTTCTTCGCGGGCCACCACTGGGATCCCGTGGGCCTCGAGCTCCTCTTCGGCGGCTCCTTCGATCAACAGTCGACCACGCTCGACTACTCCGGTTCGAACCTCGGCGTGGGCGGCGGCCTCGGCCCCGACCCGAAGCGCAAAGAAGATTTCCTCATCGGTCGCGGCGGCCGGTTCTTGCTCCGCCGAACGCGCCTCTCGTTCCAGACGAACGGGCTCCGCGGCAGCTTCGCCGTGGGCGTGGGCGCGTCGTACCGCGTGTCGTTCCTCGTGCGCGACACGGAGGGCCCGCAAGGCCTACGGGACGCCTTCGCCTCGAACGCGGTGGGCTCGCTCTCCCCGGTGCTCTCGCTCGACGGCTCGGTGGCACCGCGCTTCAGCGAGAAGCTCTCGATGCCCATCGGCCTCATGATGCTCGCCGAGAGCCCCAACGCGAAGATCTTCGGCGACCAGATCCCGCGCACCGACCCTGACGGCAGCCGTCAGCTCGCGCCCGGTGTCGGCCTCACGACGCCGTCGTACCAGCTCGCCACGGGCCCCCAGGTGTACTTGGGCCTCTACGTCGGCCTCATGTTCGGTCCTTGA
- a CDS encoding tetratricopeptide repeat protein: protein MSDPCTRWARLVDEEALGETLTRADRVFVRAHAAECPACCAEAEVWSALETMVDGAPEPPLSLPPPAPLPRLEPAPPPPPSPAHETARRARRVGLRAALGMGLALSVAAAIVLSLRGHGGEPQPRASTTSSTASSPLPTATEAREHDVSLALTNGGVVEIDGREGRPGTKLTRGSVLFARGGGACLVVEPAVRTCVEKGTMLRVSDLGPHRRLELLRGRIVAELDPQPSGTSFGITTREGTSVAVGTAFAVEVPGGDAPVATRVLHGVVLVTSGTGSTQRVGAHEATTMGAEAPRPTPRDDEARDLSLAAPFPSLHENGHAEPVVLVAEEPGATATVDGRPVGPTPVALLLPPGDHTVAVKSASSGPPREARVHVDPEARATAPLRTIAPLAAVRAAPEVVPEPTSAKVASIVPAPAPSATSASAPEPTSPEGPAAPELLARARERRAHGDAAGAAATYQELARRFPGSPEAHAAEVPYGELELGALGHAGQALAAFDRYLVRGGPLAEEASFGRIRALRALGRHDDARAAVSAFLATYPDSALAPSLRPKASATP, encoded by the coding sequence ATGAGCGACCCCTGCACCCGCTGGGCGCGGCTCGTCGACGAAGAGGCGCTCGGGGAGACGCTCACGCGAGCGGACCGTGTCTTCGTTCGCGCACACGCCGCCGAGTGCCCCGCGTGCTGCGCCGAGGCCGAGGTGTGGTCCGCCCTCGAGACGATGGTGGACGGCGCGCCGGAGCCACCGCTCTCGCTCCCGCCGCCCGCGCCACTCCCGAGGCTCGAGCCCGCTCCCCCTCCCCCTCCGAGCCCCGCCCACGAAACGGCACGACGCGCTCGTCGAGTCGGCCTGCGCGCCGCGCTCGGGATGGGCCTCGCGCTCTCGGTCGCCGCAGCCATCGTCCTTTCGCTCCGAGGTCACGGAGGCGAGCCGCAGCCACGGGCGAGCACGACTTCGAGCACGGCTTCGAGCCCCCTCCCCACGGCCACGGAAGCCCGCGAGCACGACGTGTCTCTCGCCCTGACGAACGGCGGCGTGGTCGAGATCGACGGCCGCGAGGGGCGCCCGGGCACGAAGCTCACGAGAGGCTCCGTGCTCTTCGCGCGGGGCGGCGGCGCGTGCCTCGTCGTAGAGCCCGCGGTGCGCACCTGCGTCGAAAAGGGCACGATGCTCCGTGTCTCCGACCTGGGTCCGCACAGGCGCCTCGAGCTCCTCCGCGGCCGCATCGTCGCCGAGCTCGATCCTCAACCGAGCGGGACGAGCTTCGGGATCACGACCCGCGAGGGGACGTCCGTCGCGGTCGGCACCGCGTTCGCCGTCGAGGTCCCGGGAGGCGATGCCCCCGTCGCGACCCGCGTGCTCCACGGCGTCGTGCTCGTCACTTCGGGCACGGGGAGCACCCAGCGTGTCGGCGCGCACGAAGCAACGACCATGGGCGCCGAAGCGCCGCGCCCCACCCCGCGCGACGACGAAGCGCGCGATCTCTCCCTCGCCGCTCCCTTCCCTTCCCTCCACGAGAACGGGCACGCCGAGCCCGTCGTGCTCGTCGCCGAAGAGCCCGGAGCGACGGCCACCGTGGACGGGCGCCCCGTCGGACCGACGCCGGTCGCGCTGCTCCTCCCTCCGGGTGACCACACCGTCGCCGTGAAGAGCGCTTCGTCCGGTCCGCCGCGGGAGGCTCGTGTCCACGTGGATCCCGAGGCTCGTGCGACCGCTCCGCTCCGGACGATCGCCCCTCTCGCCGCGGTTCGGGCTGCGCCAGAGGTCGTACCCGAACCTACCTCCGCGAAGGTCGCGAGCATCGTCCCCGCACCCGCGCCCAGCGCCACGTCGGCGAGCGCACCGGAGCCAACTTCGCCCGAAGGCCCCGCCGCTCCCGAGCTCCTCGCTCGAGCACGCGAACGTCGCGCGCACGGAGACGCGGCGGGCGCGGCAGCCACGTACCAAGAGCTCGCGAGGCGGTTCCCCGGGAGCCCCGAAGCTCACGCGGCCGAGGTCCCCTACGGAGAGCTCGAGCTCGGCGCGCTCGGCCATGCGGGCCAAGCGCTCGCCGCGTTCGATCGGTACCTCGTGCGTGGCGGTCCGCTCGCCGAAGAGGCCTCGTTCGGGAGGATTCGTGCGCTCCGTGCGCTCGGCCGCCACGACGATGCACGGGCCGCCGTCTCTGCCTTTCTCGCGACCTACCCCGACTCGGCGCTCGCCCCGTCGCTACGCCCGAAGGCGAGCGCGACGCCATGA
- a CDS encoding sigma-70 family RNA polymerase sigma factor: MDEAMPDDSDDVTTGRRSGVPASSRARSDAEIVESLAPRVRRIAGSLLRNDHDADDASQVALLELVRALPTYRGEGTIEAFCDRVVVRTSIRIARARRLSSVRTDGGVEPDELPSAPPRADLAEGLPRTIEAYLHELPEARRTALVLRHAMGYSMDEIAALTEVSVNTVKSRLLEARDQVRRMVRRDVATGRRAP; the protein is encoded by the coding sequence GTGGACGAAGCGATGCCGGACGACAGCGACGACGTGACGACCGGGCGGCGCTCGGGCGTACCCGCTTCGTCGCGCGCGCGTTCGGACGCGGAGATCGTGGAGAGCCTCGCGCCACGGGTGCGCCGCATCGCCGGCTCGCTCCTTCGAAACGACCACGACGCCGACGATGCTTCTCAGGTCGCGCTCCTCGAGCTCGTGCGCGCGCTGCCCACGTACCGCGGCGAAGGCACGATCGAAGCCTTCTGCGACCGCGTGGTGGTGCGCACGTCGATCCGCATCGCGCGGGCGCGGAGGCTGTCGTCCGTACGCACCGACGGAGGAGTCGAGCCGGACGAGCTCCCGAGCGCCCCCCCTCGCGCCGACCTCGCCGAGGGCCTGCCGCGCACGATCGAGGCGTACCTCCACGAGCTGCCCGAGGCGCGGCGCACCGCGCTCGTGCTGCGCCACGCCATGGGCTACTCGATGGACGAGATCGCCGCGCTCACGGAGGTCTCGGTCAACACGGTAAAGAGCCGCCTCCTCGAGGCACGCGACCAAGTGCGCCGCATGGTACGGAGAGACGTCGCGACCGGGCGGAGGGCGCCATGA
- a CDS encoding glyoxalase — MAILDANNVTVCMHEKPAGSVPAKGAADVRRYERHWTPVHIDIHTNDFDAVVAKVRAEGGHVEMEFRDHGPKPAAFCCDPFGNGFCVIGERAK; from the coding sequence ATGGCCATCCTCGACGCGAACAACGTCACCGTATGCATGCACGAGAAGCCCGCGGGGTCCGTGCCCGCCAAAGGCGCAGCCGACGTGCGGCGGTACGAGCGGCATTGGACTCCCGTCCACATCGATATCCACACGAACGACTTCGACGCGGTCGTGGCCAAGGTGCGCGCCGAGGGCGGTCACGTCGAAATGGAGTTTCGGGACCACGGCCCCAAGCCCGCGGCGTTCTGCTGCGATCCGTTCGGCAATGGGTTCTGCGTCATCGGAGAACGGGCGAAGTAG
- a CDS encoding DUF2293 domain-containing protein, whose product MTGCAAARGSSFRTWPFSSPLTSGRLPPVTEETRILAPTADPRVFLAPDGKRLSPPPGWVCLPPGDAGLTRRVKLAGPSWAVVEKKGRKTFSKGLWAPEANIASARAALESERSTEAYAKKRAGDIERRERTQAAYVLTFEHEVYGFLRFAPRFEEHARVLARRVAEHATPVGSGTVARTKRISVAERAEAAVIAWMRHQTTAYDHMSIARVKGKRREVRRELATLSRAVLDLHRRDVAHEPRTCPLCTALAAPPRATATDVDDIEI is encoded by the coding sequence ATGACCGGGTGCGCCGCGGCACGAGGGTCCTCCTTCCGCACTTGGCCCTTCTCAAGCCCCCTCACGTCGGGCAGGTTGCCCCCCGTGACCGAAGAGACCCGCATCCTCGCGCCGACCGCCGACCCTCGTGTGTTCCTCGCGCCGGACGGCAAACGCCTCTCGCCGCCACCTGGCTGGGTGTGCCTCCCTCCCGGTGACGCCGGGCTCACGCGCCGCGTGAAGCTCGCCGGGCCGTCGTGGGCGGTCGTCGAGAAGAAGGGGCGAAAGACGTTCTCCAAGGGGCTCTGGGCGCCCGAGGCGAACATCGCCTCCGCACGCGCCGCCCTCGAGTCGGAGCGCTCGACCGAGGCGTACGCGAAGAAGAGGGCGGGCGACATCGAGCGACGCGAACGCACCCAGGCGGCGTACGTGCTCACCTTCGAGCACGAGGTCTATGGCTTCCTCCGCTTCGCCCCGCGCTTCGAAGAGCACGCCCGTGTGCTCGCACGACGCGTCGCGGAGCACGCCACCCCCGTGGGCAGCGGGACGGTCGCGCGGACGAAGCGCATCTCGGTCGCCGAGCGCGCGGAGGCGGCGGTCATCGCGTGGATGCGGCACCAGACGACCGCGTACGATCACATGAGCATCGCGAGGGTCAAAGGGAAGCGCCGCGAGGTGCGGCGTGAGCTCGCGACGCTCTCGCGCGCCGTCCTCGACCTTCACCGGCGCGACGTCGCCCACGAGCCACGCACGTGCCCGCTCTGCACGGCGCTCGCGGCCCCACCGCGGGCGACGGCGACGGACGTGGACGACATCGAGATTTGA